One Paraburkholderia caballeronis genomic window, CCCACCACCTGGTCCGGATGACCGCTGCCTGCCGCCTGTGCGACCACGATGTCCTCGTATCCCGCATCGTCGGCGACGGTTATCGTGGCGAGCGCGGGGTCGGTCGCAACGACGTATCCGGCCAGGTGCTCGTTCGCCTCGCGCGTGAACGCGTCGAGGACCGACTGCGAAAGGCCGTTCCGGATCGCCGTCACGTCGTGCGTTTCGGCATGACGTTCCAGCAGTTCGGGCAACGTCGGCATCACGCTGCGCCAGATGCCCGCCGCGATTTTTTCCCGTTGCTGTTCGAGCAGATCGACGGCGGTTCGCGACGCTTCGTCCATCTGATCCAGCAACGGCAGCACGTCCCGCAACAACGTCCGCAGAACGTTTTCTTCCAGATGGTGCAGCAATATCTCCGCGCACTTGCGCCGCTTGTAGGCCAGGGCGGGTTCGCCGATCGCGAGCAGCGCGCCGTAGAGCCTGTCGAATCCCGCTTCGGTCAGGGCCGCCGGGGTTTGCCCCTGCTCGCGCGCCACGTGAACCGACAGCGACACAGGCGTTCTCAACAGCGCCGCGTCCACGCCCATTGCCACGAGTTTTCCCGCCGCCCGCGCCGCGACGTCCGCTTCCTGAAGCGCGCGATTCCGCGCGGTCTTGTTGCGCAGCGCCTTCACGATCTCGCCGTCGATCTCGTCTTCGTCGTATGCGTCGCTGCGCGTCACGACCGGCAGCAGCGGCTTGTTGCGATGAAGCTCGCGGGCGATATCGTCCAGCTCCTGCACCTGCCCCGGCGACGTGGAACTGGTCAGCCACAACACCGCATCGGCGCTGTCGGTGAAACGCTGGGTCAGCGCCGCGTTCTCCAGCGTCATCGAATGCAATCCCGGCGTGTCGAGCAACACCAGGTTTTCGCCAAGACGCACGCCT contains:
- a CDS encoding dynamin family protein — protein: MKTDLGNEHRFIAEVDAFEFVAQDLGAILDSLNAWFERLCVELQAHRLVSRGLTERSPLARNADAINTLLRDAVPSWARQWASLEPASALADHFDDKVLLLVFGKFNAGKSSLCNFLADRFAAHGKAVQYFHLDSGRIVETSARLEEGTTETTARLQGVRLGENLVLLDTPGLHSMTLENAALTQRFTDSADAVLWLTSSTSPGQVQELDDIARELHRNKPLLPVVTRSDAYDEDEIDGEIVKALRNKTARNRALQEADVAARAAGKLVAMGVDAALLRTPVSLSVHVAREQGQTPAALTEAGFDRLYGALLAIGEPALAYKRRKCAEILLHHLEENVLRTLLRDVLPLLDQMDEASRTAVDLLEQQREKIAAGIWRSVMPTLPELLERHAETHDVTAIRNGLSQSVLDAFTREANEHLAGYVVATDPALATITVADDAGYEDIVVAQAAGSGHPDQVVGVDYRRLHGELVQAVRESLLSLASHAADQCRASIGQLASQSDSLKQVLWTGERELRDLKQRLRSGAA